Proteins from a genomic interval of Clostridium sp. M62/1:
- the pta gene encoding phosphate acetyltransferase, whose product MAFIDLMKAKAKQDKQTIVLPESKDKRTLIAAAKVLEEGTADLIMVGKEEKIMDGAGWLEVDLTGLKVVDPDTDPKFDHYAETLFELRKHKGMTKEKAEEILRTDYITYGVMMVKEKDADGLVAGACHATADTLRPALQILKTAPGTELVSGFFIMDVPNCEYGANGTFLFADCGLNQDPNSEELAAIADSSAKSFRALVGEKPVIAMLSHSTKGSAKHALVDKVVKAVEIAHEKYPQLDLDGELQLDAALVPEVAKSKAKGSTVAGHANVLIFPNLDCGNIGYKLVQRLAKAEAYGPMLQGISRPVNDLSRGCSAEDIVGVVALTAVQAQMS is encoded by the coding sequence ATGGCATTTATTGATTTAATGAAAGCAAAGGCAAAACAGGATAAACAGACGATTGTTTTACCTGAGAGCAAAGATAAAAGAACTCTGATTGCCGCTGCAAAGGTGCTTGAGGAGGGTACTGCAGACCTCATCATGGTTGGTAAGGAAGAGAAGATCATGGACGGTGCCGGATGGCTGGAAGTTGATTTAACCGGATTAAAGGTAGTTGATCCTGATACAGATCCAAAGTTTGACCACTATGCAGAGACTCTTTTTGAGCTGAGAAAGCACAAAGGAATGACAAAAGAGAAGGCTGAGGAGATCTTAAGAACAGACTACATCACATACGGTGTTATGATGGTTAAGGAAAAGGATGCAGACGGTCTGGTTGCAGGTGCATGCCATGCGACAGCAGACACCTTAAGACCTGCCCTTCAGATCTTAAAGACAGCTCCTGGCACAGAGCTTGTATCCGGCTTCTTTATCATGGATGTTCCGAACTGCGAGTATGGAGCAAACGGAACCTTCTTATTTGCTGACTGCGGACTGAATCAGGATCCGAACTCTGAGGAGCTGGCAGCCATCGCTGACTCCAGTGCAAAGAGCTTCCGCGCTCTGGTTGGCGAGAAGCCGGTTATTGCCATGCTGTCCCACTCCACAAAGGGAAGCGCAAAGCATGCCCTCGTTGACAAGGTAGTGAAGGCAGTTGAGATCGCTCATGAGAAGTACCCGCAGCTTGATCTGGATGGAGAGCTTCAGTTAGATGCAGCTCTGGTACCGGAGGTTGCAAAATCCAAGGCAAAGGGAAGCACCGTTGCAGGCCATGCAAATGTTCTTATTTTCCCGAATCTGGACTGTGGAAACATCGGCTACAAGCTGGTTCAGAGACTTGCCAAGGCAGAGGCTTACGGCCCGATGCTTCAGGGTATCTCAAGACCGGTTAACGACTTATCCCGCGGCTGCTCTGCAGAAGATATCGTCGGCGTAGTAGCTCTTACTGCTGTACAGGCTCAGATGTCATAA
- a CDS encoding acetate kinase has translation MNILVINCGSSSLKYQLINAATEDVLAKGLCERIGIDGILTYQPADGEKEKTEKAMPTHTEAIKYVIEALTNEKTGVIKSLDEVGAVGHRIVHGGEKFTTSTLLTEETIKGIEECSDLAPLHNPANLIGIRACQELMPNVPMVGVFDTAFHQTMPKTAYLYGLPYEYYEKYKVRRYGFHGTSHSFVSKRTAELIGKPYNDCKIIVCHLGNGASLSAVKNGESVDTSMGLTPLEGLVMGTRSGDIDPAIIEFVAKKENKTIDEMMTILNKKSGLLGISCLSSDGRDLEQAAEKGDDKAQAALDIFAYRVIKYIGAYAAAMNGVDAIAFTAGIGENDANCRKNVCKNLSYLGVTIDEELNNCRGVEREISTPDSKVRVFVVPTNEELAIARETMALVK, from the coding sequence ATGAATATTTTAGTTATCAACTGCGGAAGCTCTTCCTTAAAGTATCAGTTAATCAATGCTGCCACAGAGGATGTCCTTGCAAAGGGACTCTGTGAGAGAATCGGAATCGACGGAATCCTCACATATCAGCCTGCTGACGGTGAGAAGGAAAAGACGGAGAAGGCTATGCCGACCCACACAGAGGCAATCAAATATGTGATCGAGGCTCTGACAAATGAAAAGACAGGAGTGATCAAGAGCCTGGATGAAGTTGGAGCTGTCGGACACCGCATCGTACACGGCGGCGAAAAATTCACAACCTCTACACTTCTGACAGAAGAAACTATCAAGGGCATTGAGGAGTGCAGCGATCTGGCACCTCTTCACAACCCGGCAAACCTTATCGGTATCCGCGCATGCCAGGAGCTTATGCCGAATGTGCCGATGGTAGGTGTATTCGATACAGCCTTCCACCAGACCATGCCAAAGACAGCTTACCTGTACGGCCTTCCATACGAGTACTATGAGAAGTATAAGGTAAGAAGATACGGCTTCCATGGAACAAGCCACAGCTTCGTATCCAAGAGAACTGCTGAGCTGATCGGAAAGCCATACAATGACTGCAAGATTATCGTATGCCATTTAGGAAACGGCGCAAGCCTTTCTGCTGTAAAGAACGGCGAATCCGTTGATACCAGCATGGGACTTACTCCTCTCGAGGGACTTGTAATGGGTACACGTTCCGGAGACATTGACCCGGCTATCATCGAGTTCGTGGCCAAGAAAGAGAACAAGACCATCGACGAGATGATGACAATCCTCAACAAGAAGTCCGGACTTCTCGGAATTTCCTGCTTATCCAGCGACGGACGCGACCTTGAGCAGGCAGCTGAGAAAGGCGACGACAAGGCTCAGGCAGCGCTCGACATCTTCGCTTACCGCGTAATCAAGTACATCGGCGCTTATGCGGCAGCTATGAACGGCGTGGACGCTATCGCTTTCACAGCAGGTATCGGCGAGAACGACGCAAACTGCAGAAAGAATGTCTGCAAGAACCTGTCCTACCTGGGCGTAACCATTGACGAGGAGCTCAATAACTGCAGAGGCGTTGAGAGAGAAATCTCCACACCGGATTCCAAGGTGAGAGTATTTGTGGTTCCGACAAACGAGGAGCTGGCTATCGCCAGAGAGACAATGGCTCTCGTAAAATAA
- a CDS encoding YceD family protein, with protein MLINLSELFTCEGKKKVYNAEIGLTEVSMGRETYRIVSKSPFDLTVTNTGARKYFLEGSTEVTVEIPCSRCLEPVAYVCELTLDRELETDKPEAGQAGDLDEQPYLNGYNLDVDQLVLSEILIGLPMKVLCREDCKGICNRCGTNLNYGTCTCDRTSLDPRMAVIQDIYKQFKEV; from the coding sequence ATGCTGATTAATTTATCTGAACTTTTTACCTGCGAAGGCAAGAAAAAGGTTTATAACGCTGAGATAGGACTGACGGAGGTCAGTATGGGCAGAGAGACATACAGAATTGTGTCTAAAAGTCCATTTGATCTGACTGTTACAAACACAGGGGCCAGAAAGTATTTTCTGGAGGGCAGCACAGAAGTGACAGTAGAGATTCCCTGTTCCAGATGTCTTGAACCGGTGGCCTATGTCTGTGAGCTCACGCTTGACAGGGAACTGGAGACGGATAAACCGGAGGCCGGGCAGGCAGGAGATTTGGATGAACAACCTTATTTAAACGGTTATAATCTGGATGTAGACCAGTTAGTTCTCAGCGAGATCCTGATTGGTTTGCCTATGAAAGTCCTTTGCAGAGAAGATTGTAAGGGGATTTGCAATAGATGTGGAACGAATCTCAACTATGGGACTTGTACCTGCGACAGAACGTCGCTCGATCCACGGATGGCAGTTATCCAGGATATCTACAAACAATTTAAGGAGGTGTAA
- the rpmF gene encoding 50S ribosomal protein L32 codes for MSICPKNKSSKARRDSRRANWKMSAPNLVKCSKCGALMMPHRVCKACGSYNKKEIIKVED; via the coding sequence ATGTCTATCTGTCCAAAGAATAAATCTTCCAAAGCAAGAAGAGACAGCCGCAGAGCTAACTGGAAGATGAGTGCTCCAAACTTAGTAAAGTGCAGCAAGTGCGGCGCTTTAATGATGCCTCACAGAGTTTGCAAGGCTTGCGGTTCTTACAACAAGAAAGAGATCATCAAGGTTGAGGACTAA
- the selD gene encoding selenide, water dikinase SelD, which produces MKTEVKLTALSKTSGUAAKIGPETLAQVLGKLPKFHDDNLLVGIETSDDAAIYKITDEIAMIQTVDFFTPIVDDPYMFGQIAAANSLSDVWAMGGEPAVALNIVGFPNCLDPAILGEILAGGADKVKEAGAVLVGGHSVQDDEPKYGLCVSGFVHPDKIFKNYGCRPGDVLVLTKQIGSGIINTAIKADIASASAVREAQTVMASLNKKAKRAADGCRISACTDITGFGLLGHCAEMASASEVTFELKVRDIAYFEDAIDYAKMGLVPAGTYKNRGYSGQKVDAGSVEEYYLDLLYDPQTSGGLLFSVAREDLGTLLQNLEKAGMDTAVSVIGTVEPKSDKLIRLSL; this is translated from the coding sequence ATGAAAACAGAGGTAAAACTTACTGCACTCAGCAAGACATCGGGATGAGCGGCAAAGATAGGTCCTGAGACCCTTGCCCAGGTTCTGGGCAAGCTGCCGAAATTTCATGATGATAACCTGCTGGTTGGAATTGAGACATCCGATGATGCGGCTATTTATAAGATAACTGATGAAATTGCAATGATACAGACCGTGGACTTTTTCACTCCTATTGTGGACGATCCCTACATGTTCGGTCAGATCGCAGCGGCAAATTCCCTGAGCGATGTATGGGCCATGGGAGGTGAGCCTGCTGTAGCGCTGAATATTGTAGGCTTTCCAAACTGTCTGGACCCGGCAATCCTGGGAGAGATCCTTGCCGGAGGCGCGGACAAGGTGAAGGAAGCGGGGGCTGTTCTGGTGGGAGGTCATTCTGTACAGGATGATGAGCCTAAATACGGCCTGTGTGTGTCCGGCTTTGTACATCCGGATAAAATTTTCAAGAACTACGGCTGCAGGCCGGGAGACGTACTGGTGCTGACAAAGCAGATCGGAAGCGGCATTATCAACACGGCGATCAAGGCAGATATTGCTTCCGCTTCTGCTGTAAGAGAGGCGCAGACGGTTATGGCTTCACTGAATAAGAAGGCCAAACGGGCTGCAGATGGCTGCCGAATCTCTGCATGTACGGATATTACGGGATTTGGCCTTCTAGGACACTGCGCAGAGATGGCCTCTGCCAGTGAGGTGACCTTCGAGCTGAAAGTCCGGGACATCGCCTATTTTGAAGATGCCATTGACTATGCTAAGATGGGGCTGGTTCCTGCCGGGACCTACAAAAACAGGGGATACTCTGGGCAGAAGGTGGATGCTGGCTCCGTGGAGGAGTACTATCTGGACTTGCTGTACGATCCTCAGACGTCAGGAGGTCTTCTGTTCAGCGTGGCCAGAGAAGATCTGGGAACGCTCCTTCAGAATCTGGAAAAAGCAGGAATGGACACAGCAGTTTCTGTAATAGGGACAGTTGAACCAAAGAGCGATAAACTGATCCGGTTGTCTTTATAG
- a CDS encoding selenium metabolism-associated LysR family transcriptional regulator: MNLKQLEAFVEVAQSGSFSKAARRLYLTQPTVSAHVLSLEKELDVRLFVRNTKEVGLTEEGQRLFFHAKQMVDLEKKIEEEFGQWRGEEKQCVAIAASTVPAQYLLPPLLARFNMKYPGEQLKITEMDSSQVVEQIAERRADIGFTGTVLEKKHCKYLPFYGDEMVIITPNTEKYRSIKNTSKDISWIRKEHMILREEGSGTRKEAEKQFRSLGIMPEELNVVASIGNQETIKKSVIQGLGISVISSLAVREETESGKILAFPIPSERAGRDINVVYNRNCQLSRSAKRFLKTVKEVYRVKGEK, translated from the coding sequence ATGAATTTAAAACAGTTGGAAGCATTTGTAGAGGTTGCGCAGTCCGGCAGTTTTTCAAAGGCTGCCAGGCGCCTGTACCTTACTCAGCCCACCGTCAGCGCCCATGTCCTGTCACTGGAAAAGGAGCTGGATGTGAGGCTGTTTGTGAGAAATACGAAGGAAGTGGGACTGACAGAAGAGGGGCAGAGATTATTTTTTCATGCAAAGCAGATGGTTGATCTGGAGAAGAAAATAGAGGAGGAGTTTGGTCAGTGGAGAGGAGAGGAAAAGCAGTGTGTTGCCATCGCTGCTTCTACGGTTCCGGCTCAGTACCTTCTGCCGCCTCTTTTAGCCAGATTTAACATGAAATACCCTGGAGAGCAGCTGAAGATTACGGAGATGGACAGCAGCCAGGTGGTAGAGCAGATTGCGGAGCGCAGGGCTGATATAGGCTTTACGGGAACTGTGCTGGAAAAGAAGCACTGCAAGTATCTTCCTTTTTACGGGGACGAGATGGTGATTATCACGCCCAATACAGAAAAATACAGGAGTATAAAAAACACTTCAAAGGATATCTCCTGGATCAGGAAGGAACATATGATTCTGAGAGAGGAGGGCTCCGGCACCAGAAAGGAGGCGGAAAAACAGTTCCGTTCTCTGGGAATTATGCCGGAGGAACTGAATGTTGTAGCCAGCATAGGAAACCAGGAGACAATTAAAAAATCAGTCATTCAGGGACTGGGAATTTCCGTGATTTCAAGCCTGGCCGTGAGAGAGGAGACGGAAAGCGGAAAAATTTTAGCCTTCCCCATCCCCAGCGAGAGGGCCGGGCGGGACATTAATGTGGTCTATAACAGGAATTGTCAGCTCTCCCGCTCTGCAAAGAGGTTTTTAAAGACTGTGAAAGAGGTATACAGAGTAAAAGGGGAAAAATAG
- a CDS encoding TVP38/TMEM64 family protein: MNRKKIWIFAVCIGAALIIGRLSGGAELIQSQKAAAILEKAVEENLLLASGLYLLFTVFGSLFLALPGVTFAVLAGFLFGPVLGTALCVTAATAGACAAFLAGRFFLRDSIRPLAVKNRYLKKWLFDENGRNQMFVLMITRLIPVFPYNLQNFAYGVTDMGFVPYTVGSFLFMLPGTAMYTVGVAGLADGKNRALCLGIAAGLAAFAAVAGFYLKKRYVDGESREETAG, encoded by the coding sequence ATGAACAGAAAAAAGATATGGATTTTTGCTGTCTGCATAGGGGCGGCTCTGATTATAGGGCGGCTGTCAGGAGGGGCAGAGCTGATTCAGAGCCAGAAGGCGGCAGCGATTCTTGAAAAAGCGGTGGAAGAGAACCTGCTTCTGGCGTCAGGGCTCTATCTTCTGTTCACAGTTTTCGGCAGTCTGTTTCTGGCTCTGCCGGGAGTTACCTTTGCGGTTCTGGCAGGTTTTCTGTTCGGCCCGGTTCTGGGAACTGCCCTCTGTGTAACAGCCGCCACGGCAGGGGCCTGCGCTGCCTTTCTGGCGGGACGTTTTTTCCTGAGGGACAGTATCCGGCCTCTGGCTGTGAAGAACAGGTATCTGAAAAAGTGGCTGTTTGACGAAAATGGACGAAATCAGATGTTTGTCCTGATGATCACGCGGCTGATCCCGGTTTTTCCATACAATCTTCAGAATTTTGCCTATGGAGTCACAGATATGGGCTTTGTGCCCTATACGGTCGGGTCCTTTCTGTTCATGCTTCCCGGAACGGCAATGTACACAGTGGGAGTAGCCGGACTGGCAGATGGAAAAAACAGGGCGCTCTGCCTGGGGATAGCGGCCGGACTGGCGGCTTTCGCAGCTGTGGCAGGCTTTTATCTGAAAAAACGATATGTGGACGGAGAGAGTCGGGAAGAGACAGCAGGATAG
- a CDS encoding (Fe-S)-binding protein → MKQQETTGADACIHCHLCRDRCEFLRKYNIDIGDTERLRELAYSCFLCGKCSEICPLGIDGRKIVLDMRRERVEQQGGKLREKGTGLLLFEKKRYLFKNYRNQTEGSVLFPGCNFPSFYPQTTKYLAGLLRREAGMGTVFDCCGKPLAELGLVAEEERILRELDTRFRDSKIQEIVTLCPNCFHFLKGRLHVKVTGIYEKLRELGLGRQIEEELSVFLPCPDRADRELLGQISHFLDKPPASCGQGQCCGLGGGASGRERELSDRMAGKLGEGKHLAVYCASCAGSLIRKGYGDTEHILVKILGTGERADTAHSLANRMKFKYWKEDV, encoded by the coding sequence ATGAAGCAGCAGGAAACAACAGGCGCAGACGCCTGCATCCACTGCCATCTGTGCAGGGACAGGTGCGAATTTTTGAGAAAATACAACATAGATATCGGAGATACAGAGAGGCTGAGAGAGCTTGCCTACAGCTGCTTTCTGTGTGGAAAATGCTCGGAGATCTGTCCCCTGGGAATTGACGGGAGAAAGATTGTCCTGGATATGCGCAGAGAGCGGGTAGAACAGCAGGGAGGAAAGCTGAGGGAGAAGGGTACCGGGCTTCTGCTGTTTGAAAAAAAGAGGTATCTCTTTAAGAATTACAGGAATCAGACGGAGGGAAGCGTACTGTTCCCCGGATGCAATTTCCCGTCCTTCTATCCACAGACTACGAAATATCTCGCAGGACTTCTCAGAAGGGAGGCCGGAATGGGAACGGTATTTGACTGCTGCGGAAAGCCTCTGGCGGAGCTGGGGCTTGTGGCAGAGGAGGAACGGATTCTGCGGGAACTGGATACCAGGTTCAGGGACAGCAAGATTCAGGAAATCGTCACGCTCTGTCCCAACTGCTTCCACTTTTTAAAGGGCCGTCTCCATGTGAAGGTGACAGGGATCTATGAAAAGCTGAGAGAGCTGGGCCTCGGACGGCAGATAGAGGAAGAACTTTCTGTCTTTCTGCCGTGCCCGGACAGAGCTGACAGGGAGCTTCTGGGGCAGATTTCCCATTTCCTGGACAAGCCTCCGGCCTCCTGCGGGCAGGGGCAGTGCTGCGGCCTGGGAGGCGGCGCATCCGGCCGCGAAAGGGAACTTTCAGACAGGATGGCAGGGAAACTGGGAGAGGGGAAACACCTGGCTGTCTACTGTGCCTCCTGCGCGGGAAGCCTGATCAGAAAGGGATACGGGGACACAGAACATATCCTGGTAAAAATACTCGGAACCGGAGAGAGGGCAGATACCGCCCATTCTCTGGCAAACAGGATGAAATTTAAGTACTGGAAAGAGGACGTGTGA
- a CDS encoding TVP38/TMEM64 family protein: MKKRRNWIKRILLLAVIAAIIGAWALIPSVKQGVNEVLFMFASGDFTAVREFVASYGGYAALISFLLMVFQSVAAPLPAFLLTFANASLFGWWRGAILSWTSAMAGAAVCFVIARVLGRDAAERLTSRTGLRQIDTFFEKYGKNTVLICRLLPFMSFDIVSYAAGLTSMSFGAFFIATGIGQLPATLVYSYVGGMLTGGAKLFVTGLFILFALSALIVLARNIYMDRQKREQA; encoded by the coding sequence ATGAAAAAGAGACGCAACTGGATAAAACGAATTTTGCTGCTGGCCGTAATTGCGGCCATAATTGGAGCCTGGGCTCTGATCCCTTCTGTGAAGCAGGGGGTGAATGAGGTGCTCTTTATGTTTGCCAGCGGGGATTTTACAGCAGTCAGGGAGTTTGTTGCATCCTACGGGGGATATGCGGCGCTTATATCCTTTCTGCTGATGGTTTTTCAGTCTGTGGCAGCGCCTCTTCCGGCCTTTCTGCTGACCTTTGCAAATGCCAGTCTCTTCGGATGGTGGCGGGGAGCTATTCTCTCCTGGACGAGTGCCATGGCGGGAGCGGCCGTCTGCTTTGTCATTGCCAGGGTACTTGGCAGAGACGCGGCTGAAAGGCTGACAAGCCGGACAGGCCTCAGGCAGATTGACACTTTTTTTGAGAAATATGGAAAAAATACCGTTCTCATCTGCCGCCTGCTGCCTTTTATGTCCTTTGACATTGTGAGCTATGCAGCGGGGCTTACCTCCATGTCTTTCGGAGCGTTTTTTATTGCCACCGGAATCGGGCAGCTTCCGGCGACTCTTGTCTATTCCTATGTAGGGGGAATGCTGACCGGAGGGGCAAAGCTGTTTGTCACAGGGCTGTTCATTCTGTTTGCCCTGTCAGCTCTGATTGTGCTGGCCCGCAATATCTATATGGACAGGCAGAAAAGAGAACA